The window CGCTCTTCACCGGCGACGCCGCCGGCATCTGGATCCCCTCGATCGAGCGGATCCGAGAAACCTCGCCGCCCGCCCAGTTCAACCTCGAAGGCTGTCTCGCCGACCTCGGGACGATCCGGGAACTCGATCCTTCGGTGCTCCTCTACACGCACTTCGGCCCTCGAGAAATCGACGACGTCGACACTGCCCTCGAGACCTACGGCGACGTCCTCAGCGAGTGGGTCGACAAGGTCGAAACTGCACGAGCAGAGCGCGATGACGATGTTGCCGTCGTCGAGGCACTTTCACGGGACGTCGACCCGGACATCGTCGAGACGTGGGGCGAGCGTAAGGCCCGAGCGGAGACGGCGATGAACGTTCGTGGCGTCCTCGGGTACCTCGACTGGAAAGAACAGTGAAAACTCAGCTCGAGTCCGATTCGGCTTCCGTGATCGCACTCGACACGTCGTCGTGGGAGGCAACACCGCTCTGGTCGTCGCCGTCCCCGTCCTCGTCGACGTTCGCCGAGTTGTTGGCAGCCGTCTCCTTAGTGGATTCACCAGCGTTCGCTTCGGCAGCGACTGCTGTCGGTGGCTCGACATCGGCCATCTCGGCTGCCAGCCGACAGTACGCGGCCGACGCGGGACTATCCGGTTTGAAAACGACGAGCGGCTTCCCGGCGTAGACGCTCTCGCGAACGGCCGGATCTTCCGGAATCGTCGCGAGCAGCGGCACCTCGAGACGGTCGGCGATTTCCGGGTAGGAGACGTCGCCAGTCGGGCGCGTGCACGTGACGATCAATCCCGCGATCTCGCCACCCGCGCGATCGGTGAGCTCGAGGGTCTTTTTGGCGTCGTGGACGGACGCGGGTTCGGGCGTCGAGATGAGTAAAACCGCGTCGGCAAGCCCGAGCGGTAAGACGGTTTCGTGGCTCACGCCGGCACCGACGTCGAGGAAGACGTAGTCGAATCGCTCTCGAAGCGTTTCGATGACGTCGCGAAGGCCCTCCGGGGAGGTCGCTGCGTAGTCGTCGAGTCCGGTTCCACTGGGGATCGCGACGATATTTTCGGCGAGT of the Natronosalvus vescus genome contains:
- the minD gene encoding MinD/ParA family ATP-binding protein; the encoded protein is MSQETVYAIASGKGGVGKTTTTVNLGTALAQAGKRVAIVDVDLGMANLAGFVSLSPDSTTLHDVLATNAPLDDATYRLAENIVAIPSGTGLDDYAATSPEGLRDVIETLRERFDYVFLDVGAGVSHETVLPLGLADAVLLISTPEPASVHDAKKTLELTDRAGGEIAGLIVTCTRPTGDVSYPEIADRLEVPLLATIPEDPAVRESVYAGKPLVVFKPDSPASAAYCRLAAEMADVEPPTAVAAEANAGESTKETAANNSANVDEDGDGDDQSGVASHDDVSSAITEAESDSS